In Streptomyces sp. NBC_01426, one genomic interval encodes:
- the ptsP gene encoding phosphoenolpyruvate--protein phosphotransferase translates to METTLRGVGVSHGVAIGQVRHMGTAVLEPPAKQITAAEAEREQGRARQAVEAVSADLVARGQLAGGEAQHVLEAQAMIATDPELMADVDRRIAVGSTAERGIYDAFASYRDLLAGAGEYMAGRVADLDDVRNRIVARLLGVPMPGVPDSDEPYVLIARDLAPADTALLDPALVLGFVTEEGGPTSHSAILARALGVPAIVALPGAGEIAEGTLIAVDGSTGDLFVDPSAEKRAELEASAAERRAALAASSGPGATSDGHKVPLLANVGGPADVPAAVEAGAEGVGLFRTEFLFLDDSKKAPSEEKQVESYRKVLEAFPEGRVVVRVLDAGADKPLDFLTPGDEPNPALGVRGLRSLLDHPDVLRTQLTALAKAAAGLPVYLEVMAPMVADRVDAKAFADACREAGLQAKFGAMVEIPSAALRARSILQEVEFLSLGTNDLAQYAFAADRQVGAVSRLQDPWQPALLDLIAMSADAAKAEGKSCGVCGEAASDPLLACVLTGLGVTSLSMGAASIPYVRATLAKHTLAQCERAAAAARATDTAEEARAAAQAVLSGE, encoded by the coding sequence ATGGAGACAACGCTGCGAGGCGTCGGCGTGAGTCACGGTGTGGCGATCGGCCAGGTCCGGCACATGGGCACGGCCGTTCTCGAACCGCCGGCCAAGCAGATCACCGCGGCCGAGGCGGAGCGCGAACAGGGGCGCGCCCGTCAGGCCGTGGAGGCTGTGTCGGCCGACCTCGTCGCGCGCGGCCAGCTGGCCGGGGGCGAGGCCCAGCACGTGCTGGAGGCTCAGGCCATGATCGCGACGGACCCCGAGCTGATGGCGGACGTCGACCGTCGGATCGCCGTCGGCAGTACGGCCGAGCGCGGCATCTACGACGCGTTCGCCTCCTACCGCGACCTGCTCGCGGGGGCCGGTGAGTACATGGCCGGACGCGTGGCCGACCTGGACGACGTGCGCAACCGCATCGTGGCGCGCCTGCTCGGTGTGCCGATGCCGGGCGTGCCCGACAGCGACGAGCCGTACGTGCTGATCGCCCGGGACCTCGCTCCCGCGGACACCGCGCTGCTCGACCCGGCGCTGGTCCTCGGATTCGTGACCGAGGAGGGTGGGCCGACCAGCCACAGCGCCATCCTCGCGCGGGCCCTGGGGGTACCGGCGATCGTGGCGCTGCCGGGTGCCGGTGAGATCGCCGAGGGCACCCTGATCGCCGTCGACGGCAGCACGGGTGACCTGTTCGTGGACCCGTCGGCCGAGAAGCGGGCCGAGCTGGAGGCCTCGGCGGCCGAGCGCAGGGCGGCTCTCGCCGCCTCGTCCGGTCCGGGCGCCACCTCCGACGGTCACAAGGTGCCGCTGCTGGCCAACGTCGGTGGTCCGGCGGACGTGCCGGCGGCCGTCGAGGCCGGGGCCGAGGGTGTGGGTCTGTTCCGCACCGAGTTCCTGTTCCTGGACGACAGCAAGAAGGCGCCGTCCGAGGAGAAGCAGGTCGAGTCGTACCGCAAGGTGCTGGAGGCCTTCCCCGAGGGGCGGGTCGTCGTACGTGTGCTGGACGCCGGGGCGGACAAGCCGCTGGACTTCCTGACCCCGGGCGACGAGCCGAACCCGGCGCTGGGTGTGCGCGGCCTTCGGTCGCTGCTGGACCACCCGGACGTGCTGCGCACGCAGCTCACCGCGCTGGCCAAGGCCGCCGCGGGGCTGCCGGTCTACCTTGAGGTCATGGCCCCGATGGTGGCCGACCGGGTCGATGCCAAGGCGTTCGCGGACGCGTGCCGCGAGGCCGGGCTGCAGGCGAAGTTCGGCGCGATGGTGGAGATCCCCTCCGCCGCGCTCCGGGCGCGCTCTATCCTCCAGGAGGTCGAGTTCCTGTCGCTGGGCACGAACGACCTGGCGCAGTACGCCTTCGCGGCCGACCGTCAGGTCGGGGCCGTGTCGCGGTTGCAGGACCCGTGGCAGCCCGCGCTGCTCGACCTGATCGCCATGTCGGCCGACGCCGCCAAGGCCGAGGGGAAGAGCTGTGGTGTCTGTGGCGAGGCCGCCTCGGATCCGCTGCTCGCCTGTGTGCTGACCGGTCTGGGTGTCACCTCTCTTTCCATGGGCGCCGCCTCGATCCCCTACGTGCGGGCGACGCTCGCCAAGCACACGCTCGCGCAGTGTGAGCGTGCCGCCGCGGCGGCGCGTGCGACGGACACCGCCGAGGAGGCCCGTGCGGCCGCCCAGGCGGTGCTGTCCGGCGAGTAG
- a CDS encoding PTS sugar transporter subunit IIA → MTSVTSPLAGRAIGLAAVPDPVFSGAMVGPGTAIDPVREPSEAVSPVDGVVVSLHPHAYVVVDGEGHGVLVHLGIDTVQLNGEGFELLVNKGDTVTRGQAVIRWNPAAVEAAGKSPVCPVVALEATADSLSDVVDDGDVKSSDVLFSWQ, encoded by the coding sequence ATGACCAGCGTGACGTCCCCACTTGCCGGGCGCGCCATCGGACTCGCGGCAGTGCCCGATCCGGTGTTCTCCGGCGCGATGGTGGGACCGGGCACCGCTATTGATCCCGTGCGCGAGCCCTCGGAGGCGGTGTCCCCCGTCGATGGTGTGGTCGTCTCCCTGCATCCGCACGCGTACGTGGTCGTCGACGGCGAAGGCCACGGGGTGCTGGTGCACCTCGGCATCGACACCGTGCAGCTCAACGGCGAGGGCTTCGAGCTGCTCGTGAACAAGGGCGACACCGTGACGCGCGGCCAGGCCGTCATCCGTTGGAACCCCGCCGCGGTCGAGGCCGCCGGCAAGTCCCCCGTCTGCCCCGTCGTGGCGCTTGAGGCGACTGCCGACTCGCTCTCCGACGTCGTCGACGACGGTGACGTCAAGAGCTCTGACGTTCTCTTCAGCTGGCAGTGA
- a CDS encoding CDP-alcohol phosphatidyltransferase family protein, giving the protein MEVQETRVQTDRIFTIPNILSMARLAGVPLFLWLILAGHDGWALAVLMLSGITDYLDGKLARRWNQISNLGRLLDPAADRLYILTTLFGLTWREILPIWLTAALLARELMLLVMVWILRRHGYPPPQVNFLGKAATFNLMYAFPLLLLSDGTGWLAWMASVFGWAFAGWGTTLYWWAGILYVVQVRRLVKADATAD; this is encoded by the coding sequence GTGGAGGTCCAGGAGACTCGGGTTCAGACCGACCGAATTTTCACCATTCCCAACATCCTCAGCATGGCGCGCCTCGCCGGCGTGCCGCTGTTCCTCTGGCTGATCCTGGCGGGGCACGACGGTTGGGCCCTGGCCGTTCTCATGCTCAGCGGGATCACCGACTACCTGGACGGGAAACTCGCGCGCCGCTGGAATCAGATCAGCAATCTGGGCCGGCTGCTCGACCCCGCCGCGGACCGTCTGTACATCCTGACCACGCTGTTCGGCCTGACCTGGCGCGAGATCCTGCCCATCTGGCTCACCGCGGCCCTGCTCGCGCGAGAGCTGATGTTGCTGGTCATGGTGTGGATCCTGAGGCGACACGGCTATCCGCCGCCCCAGGTCAACTTCCTGGGCAAGGCCGCGACCTTCAACCTGATGTACGCGTTCCCCTTGCTGCTGCTCAGTGACGGAACCGGCTGGTTGGCCTGGATGGCGTCAGTTTTCGGATGGGCGTTCGCCGGATGGGGTACAACCCTCTATTGGTGGGCAGGAATCCTTTACGTGGTGCAGGTCCGCCGTCTGGTCAAGGCGGATGCCACGGCCGATTGA
- a CDS encoding mannose-1-phosphate guanyltransferase, whose product MKAVVMAGGEGTRLRPMTSSMPKPLLPVANRPIMEHVLRLLKRHGLSETVVTVQFLASLVKNYFGDGEELGMELTYANEEKPLGTAGSVKNAEEALKDDSFLVISGDALTDFDLTDLINFHKEKGALVTVCLTRVPNPLEFGITIVDEEGKVERFLEKPTWGQVFSDTVNTGIYVMEPEVFNYVDPDVSVDWSGDVFPQLMKEGRPIYGYVAEGYWEDVGTHESYVKAQADVLEGKVQVDMDGFEISPGVWIAEGAEVSPDAVLRGPLYIGDYAKVEAGVEIREHTVIGSNVVVKSGAFLHRAVIHDNVYIGPHSNLRGCVIGKNTDIMRAARIEDGAVIGDECLVGEESIVQGNVRVYPFKTIEAGAFVNTSVIWESRGQAHLFGARGVSGILNVEITPELVVRLAGAYATTLKKGAIVTTARDHSRGARALKRAVISALQASAINVRDLENVPLPVARQQTARGSAGGIVLRTSPGVPDSVDIMFLDERGADLSLQQQRKLDRVYARQEYRRAFPGEIGDLQFPGSVFDAYTGSLLRRVDITGVADSGLKVVVDASNGSAGLVLPSLLGRLGVDALTVNPGLDESRPTETRESRRAGLVRLGEIVASSRAAFGVRFDPVGERISLVDERGRIIEDDRALLVLLDLVAAEKRSGKVALPVTTTRVAEQVAAYHGTQVEWTTTSPDDLTRVGRAENTIFGGDGRGGFIVPEFSSVFDGSAAFVQLIGLVARTQLTLSQIDARIPRAHVLKRDVPTPWAVKGLVMRRVVEAAGDRQVDTTDGVRVVEADGRWALVLPDPAEAVTHLWAEGPDDASAQALLDEWAAVVDGAGDH is encoded by the coding sequence ATGAAGGCCGTCGTGATGGCCGGTGGCGAAGGTACGCGTCTTCGCCCGATGACCTCAAGCATGCCCAAGCCGCTCCTACCGGTCGCCAACCGGCCCATCATGGAGCACGTGCTCAGGCTGCTCAAGCGGCATGGGCTCAGCGAGACCGTGGTTACCGTTCAGTTCCTGGCGTCCCTCGTCAAGAACTACTTCGGTGACGGCGAAGAGCTCGGAATGGAACTCACGTATGCCAACGAGGAGAAGCCACTCGGCACCGCCGGCAGCGTGAAAAATGCCGAGGAGGCCTTGAAGGACGACTCTTTCCTCGTCATTTCCGGCGACGCACTCACCGACTTCGATCTCACCGATCTCATCAACTTCCACAAGGAGAAGGGCGCACTGGTCACGGTGTGCCTCACCCGCGTGCCGAATCCCCTGGAATTCGGCATCACCATCGTGGACGAGGAAGGAAAGGTCGAGCGCTTCCTGGAGAAGCCGACGTGGGGACAGGTGTTCTCGGACACCGTCAACACCGGTATCTACGTCATGGAGCCCGAGGTCTTCAACTACGTCGACCCGGACGTGTCGGTGGACTGGTCCGGCGACGTCTTCCCTCAGCTCATGAAGGAAGGCCGGCCGATCTACGGCTACGTCGCCGAAGGCTACTGGGAGGACGTCGGCACCCACGAGAGCTACGTCAAGGCGCAGGCCGACGTACTCGAAGGCAAGGTCCAGGTCGACATGGACGGCTTCGAGATCTCCCCCGGGGTGTGGATCGCCGAGGGCGCCGAGGTGAGCCCGGACGCGGTACTGCGCGGACCCCTCTACATCGGCGACTACGCCAAGGTCGAGGCCGGCGTCGAGATCCGCGAGCACACGGTCATCGGATCCAACGTGGTCGTCAAGAGCGGCGCCTTCCTCCACAGGGCCGTCATCCACGACAACGTGTACATCGGCCCCCACAGCAATCTGCGCGGCTGCGTGATCGGCAAGAACACCGACATCATGCGGGCTGCCCGGATCGAGGACGGGGCCGTCATCGGCGACGAGTGCCTCGTCGGCGAGGAATCCATCGTCCAGGGGAACGTACGCGTCTACCCCTTCAAGACGATCGAAGCCGGTGCCTTCGTCAACACGTCGGTGATCTGGGAGTCGCGGGGACAGGCACATCTGTTCGGCGCGCGTGGGGTCTCCGGCATCCTGAACGTCGAGATCACCCCCGAACTGGTGGTTCGGCTCGCCGGCGCCTACGCGACGACCCTGAAGAAGGGTGCCATCGTCACCACGGCCCGAGACCACTCCCGAGGCGCGAGAGCACTCAAGCGTGCCGTGATCTCGGCGCTCCAGGCCAGCGCCATCAACGTCCGCGACCTGGAGAACGTGCCACTGCCCGTGGCCCGGCAGCAGACCGCGCGAGGAAGCGCCGGCGGCATCGTGCTCCGTACCTCACCCGGGGTGCCGGACTCGGTCGACATCATGTTCCTCGACGAGCGCGGAGCAGACCTCTCGCTCCAGCAACAGCGCAAGCTGGACCGGGTGTACGCACGCCAGGAGTACCGGCGCGCGTTCCCCGGCGAGATCGGAGACCTGCAGTTCCCGGGCAGCGTCTTCGACGCGTACACGGGCTCGCTGCTGCGGCGCGTGGACATCACCGGGGTCGCTGACTCCGGACTCAAGGTCGTCGTCGACGCCTCGAACGGCAGCGCGGGCCTGGTCCTGCCGAGCCTGCTCGGTCGACTGGGCGTGGACGCGCTCACCGTGAACCCCGGGCTCGACGAGTCCCGACCGACCGAGACCAGGGAGTCCCGGCGGGCCGGGCTGGTGCGGCTGGGCGAGATCGTCGCGTCCTCGCGGGCGGCCTTCGGCGTGCGCTTCGACCCCGTGGGCGAGCGGATCTCCCTGGTCGACGAGCGAGGGCGGATCATCGAGGACGACCGGGCCCTGCTGGTCCTCCTCGACCTGGTCGCGGCGGAGAAGCGCAGCGGCAAGGTGGCGCTGCCCGTCACCACCACCCGGGTCGCCGAGCAGGTGGCGGCGTACCACGGGACGCAGGTGGAGTGGACGACGACCTCGCCGGACGACCTGACGCGGGTCGGCCGGGCCGAGAACACCATCTTCGGCGGCGACGGCCGGGGTGGATTCATCGTCCCGGAGTTCAGCAGCGTCTTCGACGGGTCCGCGGCCTTCGTGCAGCTGATCGGGCTGGTGGCGCGCACGCAGCTCACCCTCAGCCAGATCGACGCCCGCATTCCGCGGGCGCACGTGCTCAAGCGGGACGTGCCGACGCCCTGGGCCGTCAAGGGGCTCGTCATGCGACGGGTCGTGGAGGCCGCCGGAGACCGTCAGGTGGACACCACCGACGGTGTGCGGGTGGTCGAGGCCGACGGCCGCTGGGCGCTGGTCCTGCCGGACCCGGCCGAGGCCGTCACGCACCTCTGGGCCGAGGGCCCCGACGACGCGTCCGCACAGGCACTGCTCGACGAGTGGGCGGCGGTCGTGGACGGCGCCGGCGATCACTGA
- a CDS encoding DUF881 domain-containing protein produces the protein MWGMSQPPNNRSSATPPARPDASMSLLTHVMDHSLDEGYAEASARRAADGTAGLPRTLKAKLGLAAGLVIAAMVVTLGAAEARIAAPVLAKERQELIDRVERADEHATTVERDIERLRTEVADSQREALKQHGGDQGQLVALLAGATDVRGQGIKLTVDDAKGSSSGGGGGPRESAGFSDTGRLRDRDMQKIVNGLWQSGAEAISINGQRLTALSAIRAAGDAILVDNKPLVPPYEVLAVGDKKKLGTAFQDSVGGQYLHVLQENYGIRSGLAPVDDIRLPAASSLTVRTATAAEPKKGAS, from the coding sequence ATGTGGGGCATGTCGCAGCCGCCCAACAACCGGAGTTCGGCCACGCCGCCCGCGCGCCCGGACGCTTCCATGTCGCTGCTGACGCACGTGATGGACCACAGTCTCGACGAGGGCTATGCGGAAGCCTCGGCACGGCGCGCGGCAGACGGTACGGCGGGCCTGCCGCGCACCCTCAAGGCCAAGCTCGGCCTCGCCGCCGGACTGGTGATCGCCGCCATGGTCGTCACCCTCGGAGCGGCCGAGGCGCGGATAGCGGCGCCGGTGCTGGCCAAGGAGCGCCAGGAACTCATCGACCGGGTGGAGCGGGCCGACGAGCACGCGACCACCGTGGAGCGGGACATCGAACGGTTGCGCACCGAGGTCGCCGACAGCCAGCGCGAGGCGCTCAAGCAGCACGGCGGGGACCAGGGGCAACTCGTCGCCCTGCTGGCCGGCGCCACCGACGTGCGCGGCCAGGGGATCAAGCTGACGGTGGACGACGCCAAGGGATCCTCCTCCGGAGGGGGCGGCGGGCCGCGCGAGAGCGCCGGATTCTCGGACACCGGCCGGCTCCGCGACCGGGACATGCAGAAGATCGTCAACGGGCTGTGGCAGTCCGGCGCGGAGGCGATCTCGATCAACGGTCAGCGCCTCACGGCCCTCTCGGCGATCAGGGCCGCGGGTGACGCGATACTGGTCGACAACAAGCCGCTGGTGCCGCCGTACGAAGTGCTCGCGGTGGGCGACAAGAAGAAACTCGGGACCGCGTTCCAGGACTCCGTGGGCGGCCAGTACCTGCACGTGCTGCAGGAGAACTACGGGATCCGGTCCGGCCTGGCGCCCGTGGACGACATCCGCCTGCCGGCCGCGTCGAGCCTGACCGTACGTACAGCTACAGCAGCAGAGCCGAAGAAGGGTGCATCGTGA
- a CDS encoding small basic family protein — protein MIAVLGLVVGVVVGLLVRPEVPAVVEPYLPIAVVAALDAVFGGLRAMLDGIFVDKVFVVSFLSNVVVAALIVFLGDKLGVGAQLSTGVVVVLGIRIFSNAAAIRRHVFRA, from the coding sequence GTGATCGCGGTACTGGGCCTCGTGGTCGGAGTGGTGGTCGGACTTCTGGTCCGGCCCGAAGTGCCGGCCGTGGTGGAGCCTTATCTGCCGATCGCCGTGGTGGCGGCGCTGGACGCGGTGTTCGGCGGTCTGCGCGCGATGCTGGACGGCATCTTCGTGGACAAGGTCTTCGTGGTGTCGTTCCTGTCGAACGTCGTGGTCGCCGCGCTGATCGTCTTCCTCGGCGACAAGCTGGGCGTCGGCGCTCAGCTGTCCACCGGCGTGGTCGTCGTGCTCGGCATCCGCATCTTCTCCAACGCCGCGGCCATCCGCCGGCACGTGTTCCGGGCGTGA
- a CDS encoding DUF881 domain-containing protein produces the protein MTTENTPPEEPNVPEQPLKEGAAQVAEPEETGRQRLAAGLWPPRVSRAQLIVALLLFVLGLGLAIQVRSNSDSGAPLRGARQEDLVRILDELDGRTKRLEDEKQRLEDQRKELENSSDQAEEARKQTVEKERQLGILAGTVAAQGPGITLRITDPTGQVQPDQLLDTLQELRAAGAEAIQINGVRVVAGSFFSDEGGGVGIDGKKITQPYEFRVIGKPQDLEPALNIPGGVVQTLEKEQATVAVTRSAKIVVDALRAAKQPDYARSSSP, from the coding sequence ATGACTACGGAGAACACCCCGCCGGAGGAACCGAACGTCCCCGAGCAGCCTCTTAAGGAGGGGGCGGCGCAGGTGGCCGAACCCGAGGAGACCGGTCGGCAGCGTCTGGCGGCCGGTCTGTGGCCGCCGAGGGTGAGCCGCGCCCAACTGATCGTCGCGCTGTTGCTGTTCGTCCTCGGCCTGGGTCTGGCCATCCAGGTCCGCTCGAACAGCGACTCGGGCGCTCCGCTGCGCGGGGCCCGTCAGGAGGACCTCGTACGGATCCTCGACGAGCTCGACGGTCGGACGAAGCGCCTGGAGGACGAGAAGCAGAGGCTGGAGGATCAGCGCAAGGAGTTGGAGAACAGCTCCGATCAGGCCGAGGAGGCGCGCAAGCAGACCGTGGAGAAGGAACGTCAACTGGGCATCCTGGCCGGTACGGTGGCTGCCCAGGGACCGGGCATCACGCTGCGGATCACCGACCCCACGGGGCAGGTGCAGCCGGACCAGCTCCTGGACACGCTGCAGGAGCTGCGGGCGGCCGGTGCCGAGGCGATCCAGATCAACGGTGTGCGGGTGGTGGCCGGGTCGTTCTTCTCGGACGAGGGCGGTGGGGTCGGCATCGATGGGAAGAAGATCACACAACCCTATGAATTCAGGGTGATCGGCAAGCCGCAGGACCTGGAGCCCGCGCTGAACATCCCCGGCGGCGTTGTACAGACGCTGGAGAAGGAACAAGCCACGGTCGCCGTCACACGGTCGGCGAAGATCGTTGTGGACGCCTTGCGGGCTGCGAAGCAGCCTGACTACGCTCGGTCGTCATCACCGTGA
- a CDS encoding FHA domain-containing protein, whose protein sequence is MWWKLSGGYGRCENVRIGRCVHSEFVLPHGRVCFGQGESPVKLFEKLFGKKNREEGGAARHRAGHGDVEGQGDRPLFRDEVAGSSDVSGAQGASAVDPAGTGRIGFGEPSTSSTGGGFAPDPYATNASAGQPRREEPSMSAEQICSRCGHRSDAASRFCSSCGAPLRPGLTPERASETTSTISISGLEAYEAEVSGQQHVSSSLSPEAQAAVEALPPGSALLIVRRGPNSGSRFLLDGELTTAGRHPQSDIFLDDVTVSRRHVDFRRGQDGGFTVSDVGSLNGTYVNREPIDSVALHNGDEVQIGKYRLVFYASLRGI, encoded by the coding sequence GTGTGGTGGAAACTGTCTGGTGGTTACGGACGTTGTGAGAATGTCCGGATCGGCAGGTGTGTGCATTCGGAGTTCGTCCTGCCCCACGGGCGGGTCTGTTTCGGTCAAGGGGAATCGCCCGTGAAGTTGTTTGAGAAGTTGTTCGGCAAGAAGAACCGCGAGGAAGGCGGTGCCGCGAGGCACCGTGCGGGGCACGGAGACGTGGAAGGGCAGGGCGACCGGCCGCTCTTCCGCGACGAGGTCGCCGGCTCGAGTGATGTTTCGGGTGCTCAGGGCGCGTCGGCTGTTGACCCTGCCGGTACCGGACGCATAGGTTTCGGTGAACCATCAACCTCAAGTACGGGTGGAGGGTTTGCCCCCGACCCGTATGCCACCAATGCCTCCGCGGGGCAGCCGCGGCGCGAGGAGCCGTCCATGTCGGCCGAGCAGATCTGCAGCAGGTGCGGGCACCGCAGCGATGCGGCCAGCCGGTTCTGCTCCAGCTGCGGGGCGCCGCTGCGGCCGGGTCTGACGCCGGAGCGTGCCTCGGAGACCACGTCCACGATCTCGATCTCGGGCCTTGAGGCCTACGAGGCCGAGGTGTCGGGACAGCAGCACGTGTCGTCCTCGCTCTCTCCCGAGGCCCAGGCCGCGGTGGAAGCGCTGCCCCCCGGTTCCGCTCTGCTGATCGTGCGGCGCGGTCCCAACTCCGGCAGCCGGTTCCTCTTGGACGGCGAACTGACCACGGCCGGTCGGCACCCGCAGAGCGACATCTTCCTGGACGACGTCACCGTCTCCCGGCGGCATGTCGACTTCCGTCGGGGCCAGGACGGTGGCTTCACCGTCTCGGACGTGGGCAGCCTGAACGGCACGTACGTGAACCGTGAGCCGATCGACTCCGTCGCCCTGCACAACGGCGACGAGGTGCAGATCGGCAAGTACCGGCTGGTCTTCTACGCGAGCCTGCGGGGCATCTGA